The sequence CGGTATCGTTGTAGCAATCGCAATGGAATTTAATATTCCCATTACCTACATCGGTCTTGGCGAAAAAATGGAAGATCTCAGGCCGTTCAATGGTGCCGATTTCGCAACCGCGTTACTCGGTCTTGAGGATGCGCCTGAAGCGTAGCTTGTCTGCGGTGCTTTTGTCTCCGACGGGTAGGCGGGCTCTGCCCCCTACCACCCCCGCAAGGGGGGATTCCCCCCTTAACCCCGATTAAGGGAATGTTTGTTACGGTGGGATATAAAGTTAGTTGCGTGCAAGGTGCTGATATTTAGTATAAAGAATGAGACGGATGGGGAGACCTGTCCGTCTTTTTTATAGCAAGAGAGGGAACAGTCATGATTCCGCAAGATTGGTGTGAAGCTGTACCGTATTTTAATGAGGGCAGGCATGAACGTATTTTGCAAAAAGTGGCAGCACTAAGAGAAACAACCACAGTGTTTCCCGCAGAAGAGAATGTCTTTTCCGCGTTACAAGCTGTGCCGTTTGAGGACGTGCGTGTGGTAATCCTCGGACAGGACCCGTATCACGGTGCAGGGCAAGCGCATGGTCTGTCTTTCTCCGTGCCCGAAGGTGCCAAGTTTCCACCGTCGCTCCGCAATATCTTTAAAGAGATCGACGCAGAATTTCACGACGGAACAAAACGTGACGTTTCAACAAACCTCACACGCTGGGCAGAACAAGGCGTTCTTCTTTTAAACGCGACCCTGACAGTTCAGGAAGGCAAAGCCGCATCACACGCCAAGCTCGGTTGGAACGCTGTGACAGACGACATTATCAAAGCCATAAGTCGCAAACGCAAAAATGTAGTGTTCCTCCTTTGGGGGAAGCATGCACAAGATAAAAGACCGCTCATTGCAGACAACAATCACTGCGTCCTCGAAGCCGTGCACCCGTCGCCGCTTTCAGCATCACGTGGATTCTTTGGCTGCAATCATTTTATTCTTACAAACAACTGGCTCCGCGAGCACCGTCAGTCTGAAATCGACTGGTAGGAAGTAGCTGTCTTAGACGATGCTACGACGTTTGCTTTCGGCGACTCTCCGAGGGGCAAGGGCTCTGCCTCCACAAGGGACTTGTTCCCGTAACACTCGTTCCTCGTGAACGGTTACTGGCGCAAGCACCCGCAAGGGGGACGCCCCCTTGACCGCGAAGTTATTGCGAACTCAGTTTGTTGTTTATTCTTTCACGCGGCTTAATTCTCATTACCTTTCCCTAGCATAGTAAAAAGGCTGACCTAACTAATTAGGACAGCCTTTTTTGTATTACAGAAAGGTAGTGGAGTATAAGCCGCGAGGTAACGCAAAAAACGGGCTAAGCTCGCAAGTAAAAGTTTTAGGAGATTCTTAAGAAGCCCTTTTCCGAAAGGGTTCTTAAGCCGCCGGAGGCAAGCACCACAGGTTCGCCGAAGGCAACTACCGTTAGCAAATACGCGGAAGCTGTTCACCTTCAAGCATGTTGAGCAGTCGGTGTCCACCGAGAGGTGTTTCGAGAACGACCTGTCCGGGTTTGCCTGGTGCATTTTCTGGATCAAGCACAGTGCCTACTTGCACAGCCTCTTCACCATATTTCAATGATCGCATGAGGGTTAACGCTGCTTCTGCTTTTTCTTGAGGAAGAATGCAGATGAGCTTGCCTTCGTTTGCGAGATAGAACGGATCAAGACCGAGGAAGGAGCAACCGTTGCGAACGGATTCACGAACGGGCACTTGGCTTTCTACGATATTCATGGTGACGTTAGACTGCCCTGCGATTTCGTTGAGGGTAGTTGCCAGTCCACCACGAGTCGGGTCGCGGAGAACGTGGATGTCACCAATTTCGTTGATGAGTGCAGCGACGATGTGGTTGAGCGGCGCGGAGTCGCTCTTTACATCGGTAGCAAAGTTGAGCCCTTCACGGTTGGAGAGGACTGTGAGACCGTGGTCACCCATGGTTCCTGAAACGAGGATAGCGTCGCCTGGTTTGGCATGTGCGCCGGAGGTTGCTTCTGGAAGAATGAGTTCACCGATACCGGTGGTGTTGATGAAAATTTTGTCGACGCAGCCACGCGGTACAACTTTTGTGTCGCCGGTGACGATGAGTACATCGGCTTCTTTAGCGGCTTCTGCCATTTCGATAACGATTTTTTCCAGCGTGCTCATGTCGAGCCCTTCTTCAAGGATGAAGCCGCAGGAAAGGTATCGTGGTTTAGCGCCGAGCATTGCTACGTCGTTAACGGTGCCGTGCACTGCGAGGGTGCCGATGCTGCCGCCGGAGAAAAAAATCGGATCGACAGTGTAGCTGTCGGTACTCATGGTGATGGGGCCGGTGATGTTCAGCAGAGCAGCGTCGTTCATCTCATTAAGAATCGGGTTGCCAAAATGCTTGAAAAAAAGGTCGCCAATGAGGCGGTTGGAGGCCATGCCCCCGCTTCCGTGATCGAGAAGAAGTGTAGATTCGCTCATGATTATGCTGTCACCTGATATTTGAAGTAAGCTGCACAGCTGCCTTCTGTGGAAACCATGCAAGGGCCTACCGGTTTTGCAGGGGTGCATGCCTTTGCGAATAATGGACATTCGTTTGGCTGCATTTTCCCTTTAAGCACCTCACCACATTTACACCCGGGAGTTTGTGGAACGTCTCTCAGTGTAATATTGAGCGCTTTCAGCGCGTCAAATTCTTCGTACTCGTCTTTAAAGATAAGACCACTGTCTGGGATTGTGCCAACGCCGCGCCATTGTGCTTCTGCAACATCAAATACAGAGAACATGATTTCGCGTGCTTTGGCATTGCCGGAATCTGATACTGCGCGCTTGTATTGGTTAACAATAGATGCTTTACCAGTTTTGCGCTGTTCTACCATAATGAGTAGAGATTGAAGAATATCTACAGGATCAAATCCGGTGATGACACCCGGTGTATTGTAGGTTTCAGCTACAAAGTGATATGGTTCCATGCCGAGAATTGTTGATACATGCCCCGGTAAGAGGAATGCATCGACTGCACATTCTGGATCTTCGAGCAGAACCTTGAGTGCTGGCGGAACCATTTTATGGAATGAGAGTACCTTGAAATTTTTAATATTTTGCTGTTTTGCCATCATGATGGAAGCAGCAATAGTAGGTGCTGTGGTCTCGAAACCAACTCCGAGGAATACGACGGTGTCGTTCGGGTTGTTTTGAGCAAGTTTGAGTGCGTCCAGCGGAGAGTAGACGATTTCGATGCGTGCGCCCTCTGCTTGTGCGAGCTTCAGGTTACGCCCTTTTGGACCTGGTACGCGCATGAGATCGCCGAAGGTGGCTAGAATAACACCATCTTTTCCCGCAAGGTCGAGGAATGCCGCAACTTCACTTTCGTGTGTTACACATACAGGACAGCCGGGGCCGGAAAGGTGGACGATTTCTTTAGGCAATAATGGTCGCAGTCCGCTTTGAAAAATAGCTACAGTATGCGTGCCGCAGACTTCCATAAAACGAAGAGGAGCATCAAGCTCATTATGAAGCTGCTCCAGAAGTTTTTTGCATAATTCTGGATCTTTAAAGGAATCAGATACATTCATGGTGTACATCCTTAACATGGTTGGAGCATAGGGATAGACGCGGCAGGGTATCCGCACACTGAATACAGCTACGCTTTCAGTTAAATGGTGTCAACGGGGTGGAAAAAGTAGCCTATGCAAGCTGTCTTTGCTTTTTTTGCACCCACTTGCTACAAAAAGTTGAAAGCCGGTCTTTTTTTGAAATTATCTCGCCGGATACATAGAGGTTTTTATGCGGTCACCGTCAGATTCTCAACATAAGCAGTGCGCTTTTCGTGCAGCTCTTCCTTTTCATCGTTTTCCTGTGAATCCGAAGTGGCATATTCCAACTGATGCAGAGTGCACAGCACTGTGGGACAAATATAAGATGCCCGAGCATATTCGGGCGCATAGCGAACAAGTGGCGAATGTGGCGACCACCTTGGCAGAACTGGGCGTGGAGCGTGGACAGGATGTCTCTGTAGAAAGCATCACGTCGAGCGCGCTTTTGCATGACATCGCAAAAGTGTACACCATAGAATTTGGTGGCGATCATGCCTGGATTGGTGGTTCAATAGTTTTGTCTGAAACGGGAAACCCTTACGTTGCTCAAGGCGTTTTACATCACGTGCATTGGGATTGGCCTGTTGATTCTGAATTGTGTTTTTTGCCTTTGGCGATTATCTACGCAGATAAACGGGTGATGCACGATAGCGTGGTATCGCTTGATGAACGCTTTGACGATCTTGTTGTTCGATATGGAAAAACAGACAGGATTATTGCAAATATAATGAAGGCAAAGGTGCTTGCACAACAAATTGAGCAGGCCTTTTCCGAACAGTTAGGAATTTCGTTACATGAACATTCTTTTAATAGCGGGCGGTTGGTCTAGCGAACGAGAAGTTTCGCTGAACGGTGCAAAAGGCATCCATGAGGCGCTTTTGCGTCTTGGGCATACCGTTACATTTTTTGATCCCCAGTTATCTCTGGACGGCTTACTTACTGCCGCACGGGGACATGACTTTGCTTTTATCAACCTGCATGGTTCTCCAGGTGAGGACGGCATGGTACAGGCGCTGTTGGAATCCGTTGCTTGTCCGTTTCAGGGCAGCCGCGCCACAGGGTCTTTTATCGCACTGAACAAGTCAGTTTCCAAACAGGTTTTTCTTGATAACGGTCTGCCGACTCCTGAATGGGAGTTTCTGGCGAAGCGTCCTTCAAAAGATTGGCGTCCTAAATTCTCGTATCCGTTATTTATCAAGTCAAACACCGGTGGTTCCAGTTTAGGGCTTTCCCGTGTTGCAAGTGCAGAAGAGCTTCCAGATTCTTTGGACTCTCTGTTTGCTACTGAAAGTCAGGTAATTGTAGAGCCTCTGATTGAAGGTGTCGAAGTTACCTGTGGTGTTCTGGGTGACTCTGCACTTCCGCCAGTTCTTATAGAACCGGCTGACGGCTCTGTATTTTTTGACTACGAAGCAAAATACCGCCCGGGCGGAGCTCGTGAAATTTGTCCGGCTCCATTGCCGGATACCATTACCGCACAGGTTAAACATTTTGCGCTTAAAGCTCACAAGGTTCTTGGCCTGTGTGGATATAGCCGCGCCGACTTTATTTACTCACCAGACGGCAGTTTGCATTTGTTGGAAGTGAACACCCTGCCGGGTATGACTTCCACAAGTCTTCTTCCTCAGGAAGCAGCTGCAATCGGGCTTTCTTTTGATGACCTTATCGCAAGGTTGATTGAATTGGGCTTCGACGAAAGTAAATAGTTTAAATATGCACTGCATTGCCTTTGAATTTGTGTACCCTTATAATGATACACAGCTTCGGGGCGTTGCAGTGCATCTGTATATTTTTTTGCTTGAAGGATTTGCTAGCGGACTCACTCTCAAACTTAGGATGCTTCTATGAGCCTTGGATTCTCGCACAACATGATGCTTGCAGTCTATGGAACTGTATGGCGTATTGCCCGCCCCGTTCTTGATCGCAATAAACGTTTGAAAAATGGACTGGCTCAGCGACTTGTACCGTATGGCTGGTCAAAGCGAGCACATGTTTGGGTTCAGGCAGCCTCTGGTGGCGAGGCGTATCTTGCATGGCAAATGCTACGCGAGATGCCGGATGATCAGCAGATGACCATCTTACTTACCTCCTGCACTAAGCAGGGCATAGAAGTTTTGGAAAAAGCTAGAGAGTGGGCAGAGAAAGAAAAAAGCTATCTTGATGTCATTGTAAACTACTTCCCGTACGACCAGCCTCATGTAATGGAGCGTGCTGTGGAAATGGTGGCACCGAAGGCAATGGTTTTGCTCGAAACAGAACTGTGGCCGGGGCTTCTGACAGCCTGCGTTGTACGTGATATTCCAGTGGCGGTCTTTAATGGCCGTATGAATCCGCGCTCGTTGGCTGGATATCTAGCTACTGCCGGATTCTGGCAGCGTATTCGACCGACAATGATCCACGCCATTTCCGATAAAGATGCTCGCAGATATGCAGCACTTTTTGGAGAGCAGGGCGTGTACACTATGAATAACATTAAGTTTGATAGTGTTTCGGTTGAGAACGCGGCAGGCAAAAATCCGCTTGTAGGCAAAGTGATTAAGAAGAATACGCCGCTTGTTGTTCTCGGCTCTGTTCGGGAAGAAGAAGAGTCAGACATCCTTGATTTGGTAATTCGCCTTAAAAAAGCACGACCAAAAACAAGCATTGCATTGTTTCCAAGGCATATGGAACGGGTTGGATTGTGGGAGATGATGTTGAACGGAGCTGAGCTGCCTATAGTTCTTCGATCACAGATCACAGAACCACCTGCACCGGGGACTGTCATTTTATGGGACACCTTTGGTGAGCTTGGTTTTGCATACCAGCTTGCTCGCGCAGTCTTTGTCGGCGGCAGCCTTGCTCCTTTGGGTGGTCAGAATTTTCTTGAGCCGCTTGCGTTTGGTAAAATGCCGGTTATCGGCTCCAGCTATCACAACTTCCAATGGGCAGAAGGCATTATCGACGAAAAGTTGGTGTACTCTGTGGATGATGTTGACGGCGTCTTTGATCAGATCATGCGTATTCTTAAACGAGCCGCAAAGCCTGAAACCGTGCAGAAACGCTTTTCCACATGGTTGAAAGATCATCAGGGTGGTACAAAGCAGGTGCTTAACGCACTTTGGCTGATGGTGAAGCGCGAAGTATAACGCAGCGAGCCTTTAACTATATATACAATGAAGCGGATGAGCCTGAATATTCAGGTTCATCCGCTTTTTTATTCTCTGTAGTTAGCACAGAAGGCGCGTAGATCAGCGTGATCAGCTAGCGTTTTCTGCTGCGTAGATTGCTTCGCGTCTTTGGTGTGATGTGCTTCTGTCCAGAATAAACGCAATGGCAAAAATCCCCACGGCGTTAATGCACAGACGAATGACTGTGTATCTAAGCCCAATACTCGAGGCTTCAAAGAGCGTCATGGGAAGCTTGATGGTTGACCATGCACCGATAAATATAAAGATATTCAAAAGACTGGCGCCTTTTCGCAGAAGCATGCCCGCAATGGGGAACGCAACATATAAAGGTCCCGCAGCG comes from Halodesulfovibrio sp. MK-HDV and encodes:
- a CDS encoding 3-deoxy-D-manno-octulosonic acid transferase, whose amino-acid sequence is MSLGFSHNMMLAVYGTVWRIARPVLDRNKRLKNGLAQRLVPYGWSKRAHVWVQAASGGEAYLAWQMLREMPDDQQMTILLTSCTKQGIEVLEKAREWAEKEKSYLDVIVNYFPYDQPHVMERAVEMVAPKAMVLLETELWPGLLTACVVRDIPVAVFNGRMNPRSLAGYLATAGFWQRIRPTMIHAISDKDARRYAALFGEQGVYTMNNIKFDSVSVENAAGKNPLVGKVIKKNTPLVVLGSVREEEESDILDLVIRLKKARPKTSIALFPRHMERVGLWEMMLNGAELPIVLRSQITEPPAPGTVILWDTFGELGFAYQLARAVFVGGSLAPLGGQNFLEPLAFGKMPVIGSSYHNFQWAEGIIDEKLVYSVDDVDGVFDQIMRILKRAAKPETVQKRFSTWLKDHQGGTKQVLNALWLMVKREV
- the hypE gene encoding hydrogenase expression/formation protein HypE gives rise to the protein MSESTLLLDHGSGGMASNRLIGDLFFKHFGNPILNEMNDAALLNITGPITMSTDSYTVDPIFFSGGSIGTLAVHGTVNDVAMLGAKPRYLSCGFILEEGLDMSTLEKIVIEMAEAAKEADVLIVTGDTKVVPRGCVDKIFINTTGIGELILPEATSGAHAKPGDAILVSGTMGDHGLTVLSNREGLNFATDVKSDSAPLNHIVAALINEIGDIHVLRDPTRGGLATTLNEIAGQSNVTMNIVESQVPVRESVRNGCSFLGLDPFYLANEGKLICILPQEKAEAALTLMRSLKYGEEAVQVGTVLDPENAPGKPGQVVLETPLGGHRLLNMLEGEQLPRIC
- a CDS encoding HD domain-containing protein, which gives rise to MRSPSDSQHKQCAFRAALPFHRFPVNPKWHIPTDAECTALWDKYKMPEHIRAHSEQVANVATTLAELGVERGQDVSVESITSSALLHDIAKVYTIEFGGDHAWIGGSIVLSETGNPYVAQGVLHHVHWDWPVDSELCFLPLAIIYADKRVMHDSVVSLDERFDDLVVRYGKTDRIIANIMKAKVLAQQIEQAFSEQLGISLHEHSFNSGRLV
- the ung gene encoding uracil-DNA glycosylase — protein: MIPQDWCEAVPYFNEGRHERILQKVAALRETTTVFPAEENVFSALQAVPFEDVRVVILGQDPYHGAGQAHGLSFSVPEGAKFPPSLRNIFKEIDAEFHDGTKRDVSTNLTRWAEQGVLLLNATLTVQEGKAASHAKLGWNAVTDDIIKAISRKRKNVVFLLWGKHAQDKRPLIADNNHCVLEAVHPSPLSASRGFFGCNHFILTNNWLREHRQSEIDW
- the hypD gene encoding hydrogenase formation protein HypD, with amino-acid sequence MNVSDSFKDPELCKKLLEQLHNELDAPLRFMEVCGTHTVAIFQSGLRPLLPKEIVHLSGPGCPVCVTHESEVAAFLDLAGKDGVILATFGDLMRVPGPKGRNLKLAQAEGARIEIVYSPLDALKLAQNNPNDTVVFLGVGFETTAPTIAASIMMAKQQNIKNFKVLSFHKMVPPALKVLLEDPECAVDAFLLPGHVSTILGMEPYHFVAETYNTPGVITGFDPVDILQSLLIMVEQRKTGKASIVNQYKRAVSDSGNAKAREIMFSVFDVAEAQWRGVGTIPDSGLIFKDEYEEFDALKALNITLRDVPQTPGCKCGEVLKGKMQPNECPLFAKACTPAKPVGPCMVSTEGSCAAYFKYQVTA
- a CDS encoding D-alanine--D-alanine ligase, whose amino-acid sequence is MNILLIAGGWSSEREVSLNGAKGIHEALLRLGHTVTFFDPQLSLDGLLTAARGHDFAFINLHGSPGEDGMVQALLESVACPFQGSRATGSFIALNKSVSKQVFLDNGLPTPEWEFLAKRPSKDWRPKFSYPLFIKSNTGGSSLGLSRVASAEELPDSLDSLFATESQVIVEPLIEGVEVTCGVLGDSALPPVLIEPADGSVFFDYEAKYRPGGAREICPAPLPDTITAQVKHFALKAHKVLGLCGYSRADFIYSPDGSLHLLEVNTLPGMTSTSLLPQEAAAIGLSFDDLIARLIELGFDESK
- a CDS encoding permease, with protein sequence MQDFIKRYRVAIALLLINIALAFILPEKGIRAFSITKSNLLEMLSFIPPIFILLGLLDVWVEREKFMQHMGTESGIKGMLLATLLGTAAAGPLYVAFPIAGMLLRKGASLLNIFIFIGAWSTIKLPMTLFEASSIGLRYTVIRLCINAVGIFAIAFILDRSTSHQRREAIYAAENAS